Genomic segment of Mytilus edulis chromosome 12, xbMytEdul2.2, whole genome shotgun sequence:
ATGTCCAATACAAAGAAGTATGCTGTTTATAAAAAGTTTGTTGTTGGAGATGCAGCGTCCAAGTATAAGCTTACTGTTGGGGATTATAGTGGAGATGCAGGTAAATAATATTAACCTTATCTTTACACCTTACGTTACAAACTGTTGTTCTGAACATAATGTTATAGGCCGTCGTTTGGAACAACTAGGCACAATTACATATAGGTGTGAAAGACTTTTAAGTGTCAGCAATTGCTTCATATAATGATGCTAAATTGAATAGACTATATAAATAAGTTTCAGAAAGCTTTTTTCAACgtctctggcttttgttagtctctttgtttttaaaatttttgttcattatatattttgtagtttagtatgacattcatcttcactgaactagtacaaacTAAAGAGCCAGCCGTACACGGGATTTTCTAACTGCGTTGATAACCCATTGGTGGCTTTTTGGTCGTTATCtattttttggtcgggttgttgtctctttgacatattcccgatttccattctcaattttaatagcTTAAAAAAACTAATTCAGTTAATGTGACACATTTCTTATCACAATCCATTCGTAGGTATTGTCGAGATGAATAACTgcattaaacattttaaacattaatAGCGACAAACCAGCGTCTGTTATTGGTTAGTCACACTGttcacacaggttttatttgactcaAGCTGAATATACAATAGAGGAATTTGTTCAgattacaaaaaagtcaacactATTTTACAAGATGTatgttatattcattttaatGTCAATTTACTATCTGTCATTTGTAGTTTATGACGtatttattattgatatataGGTGATCAAATGTCTTATCATAATGGGATGAAGTTCTCAACGACTGACCAGGATAATGACCAAAGATATGATAACTGTGGAGACATTTATGGGCCATGGTGGCATAAAAGCTGTTGTTACAGTGGCCTAAACAAGTCATTCAAAAGCAGCTTGTACTGGGGTTCCTTCACAAGTGCAAAAGCCAAAACATCAGTTATGATGATACGACAACTGTAACTGAATGTTAAAACTGCCTATCGAAGTACGTCAATTACAGATTGAATTGctttattcttaaaataatgGAATTATGAATGGTATTAGAGATGTTCTCTTGGAAGAAAATAAATAGATTTTAAGATAAATAACctttatgatttatttaatgaATTGATTACAGAATGTTTGTAAATAATTTGAAGTTcccttctgttttatttttcatcaaaaaattaTGTGAATTTGAGTCATTAAAAGGACATGATACGCAGTCAGACGCCTTTACAATTAAGTTGTGTATAAGATAAagagaaaaaatcaaaaatctattAAATGTCTTCGTATACATTAAAACTATCATGAGATGGGGAAAAGAATATACGAAGGAATGTAATAAAGATTGTCTTTTTGATCTAAATATGTAATCTATTTATTGATAATCTCGCGTAGTGAACAAACACAAAACATAGGGGAAAATAACTTCCACTTAACCCGAGTACACGGCAAGCTTTTACATATATGATATGTGCATGAATAACACTATTAGGTAAGTTGTAACTGACAAACAAAACTAATTTGCTGATATTAAAATTACATAAAtatagtttgaaatttttatgtcTCTGTAATAGGACGATTGTTTTTACGTCCGTAAGTCCACCAGTGGTTTGAATTATGTTTAAGTTGAACGATTTCGTTATATCTATCATATGATCCTTTGTTTGTCTCCCGGTTTCAAGTCTCTGAGGTATGATTCTGGACTCCTCTTTAATATATTTTGACCTTATATTATTTTtgcaagattaaaaaaaaaaaacaaaaaaaacatggaaCATTTTGTGATATCTTAAAATGTTTAATCTTAAAGAGATTCATTCGAGCAATTCGTTTAAGAATAAAATGTGTAGAGCAAAAAgctaaaaaaacttaaatttattGAATAGTTCctaacactgaagtgctgactgtTTTCCCGATTAGTTTATAAGTGCATGCCTTACCCTTAGAATATACCGACTTTTATTCTGCAAGTGCAAAATATGACCACTAAATATTGTTGTTTGAGGTGACCATATCGCAGCATAAACAGATCTTTTTCATCTACGTTTAATCTTTATCTAATCtcaaacatatatatttcaacaaataaaatatagaaattacaCGTATGATGAGGAAATTTAACACTGACAACAAATCAAGTTTTCCACATACCTGGGGgatacgttttttgttgttgtcatctATGACTCGCAAATACTTGTTAATCCTGTTATGATTAAGAATATGGAAatgtttgaaatagttatcaaaggtaccaggattataatttagtacgcaagacgcgcgttgaAATTGTGTGAACAATTAAGAAAAACCAATTGAGATTAAAAACTAACGTATTATCTTAACCACTGAACGTGCCTAAATTATTTTGTGATGtctattaaaaacatatttgaacGGCCTGAGATAGTTTAAAAAGTAAGTGACTGTACATGCACgagataaaaaaacaacaacacctGCTTACCCATCAAACTTAATATAATGAGGCATTGAAAACATTTGGTGCGACTGCTGTATTCAATTGATCTTAAGCAGTGATAAGTAACAACTGAAATGACTTAAATGAAACGGTTAAGCAAAGTATCACCTTTCTTTTACACAcatattaatatatttaattctatttttaatttaattttactttcactttctaCAACGTCACCATAGCTACCTTTATTTAACGTATACTCCCGATTAAACCTCAAACCGCAAGATTCATACTTCACTGTCATATTTCTTTGTATAATTGTCCTGATGATGCCTATCGATAAGGCGAAACATGTAGAACAAATAAACAGATACTTTCCAGTAAAAACATgagtgttgttgtctttattgtcGACATATTCATTTGTTTCATGATGACTGTGAATACCTAGCGATATCCATTCGTTTATACCCTACCGCACAATCaccacttcaggtgttggttcacttataTATTTACTGTTTTATTCATAACAGTTTAAACTACCGTCGGAGCAAAGCCGTTCTTATTTCATCAACATTCATTGAcatacagatgtggttaagggctcaacaTTTTCATCAAGTAACTTGATTAAATGTGCATTAAACttatcatataaaattgagaatggaaatggggaatgtgtcaaagagacaacaacccgaccaaataaaaaacaacagcagagggtcaccaacaggtcttcaatgtagcgagaaattcccgcacccggaggcgtccttcagctggcccctaaacaaatatatactagtccagtgataatgaacgccatacttatttccaaattgtacacaagaaactaaaattaaaataatacaagactaacaaaggccagaggctcctgacttgggacaggcgcacaaatgcggcggggttaaacatgtttgtgagatctcaaccctccccctatacctctaaccaatgtagtaaagtaaacgcataacaatacgcacattaaaattcagttcaagagaaatccgagtctgatgtcagaagatgtaaccaaagaaaataaacaaaatgacaataatacataaataaaaacagactactagcagttaactgacatgccagctccagacttcaattaaactgactgaaagattatgatttcattatatgaacatcaggcacaatccttcccgttaggggtttagtatcataccatcataacatatatgagaagaacataacccgtgtcatgccaacaactgtttttagaataaatgtgtttagttccgatgcaaagaccttatcagtgactcaatattaacgccacaatatgcaatctttaatgacttgacaacagtatcgtaattatatcccttcctaataagtctattcaaaggttttgtaagtttctgaggtgaatactgacacctttgtgctttataaagaatattaccataaaaaaatggatgtgaaatacctgaacgtattagaagtctgcatgttgagctatatttatgaatgatgtctttataccgatgataaaatttagtaaatgttttgactagtttgtgatatcgaaaaccctggtgtaataatttttcataatcTGTTTAAAGTCGTTTTGCCGAGATGTTATATTAcccaattttaaaatgttaaatacacAGAAAATATGTTTCGCTTTCAAAACCGTTTACATATGATCctcattaaattcgatccaaaaatagtcCCTTTATAGGAATAGATATCCAAATAGTCTTTATAAATTCCATTCAGTCTGAAACTAATCCAAAtaagatttcttttattcggatagtcttagatacatttcctttttggcagaaattaccaaaaaatgttttaactatctttataactttaaaacactgatttagatttacgttgtacacaataaaatataataaaatagattatgttccagcttagataaaaaaaaaaggaatgagaaacctttctttttcctattttgaaacaaCGATGTTTGTAGGCTTTGTACGAATTTcaactttgtcgtaatttcaaggcagatagcgGATTCGGGGGTGGGGGTAAACAGGTCTTTAACCCttggattggacaaagtatcgtgtttagcttaaaatcgtcaatattgtctttagtctcgctactctcagtgatttttttttaatttgatggaaTAACGCCCCTTTtgaggtaaaaatagatttgaactgtgcagtatatctgcggtagttaatgcacacctatgctgtgcattatccatattatagcacagtaagaaaaAGGAGATGTGTTAAGTTACTGATAACGTCGTCttctttatattaaatataaaagtaaaagtaGTATACCCCTGTTCGATATTCATTATGTGTTCAGGCCCAAAGAAAAGCAATTTTCAGTGTTTTACAgtgtaatagaaaaaaaagaaaacccaAGCACACAAATCAAACTGGTAGTgatcaggtgttccggaaggatAATCTCATGCTGATCTTGATGTGGCAGCATGTCAGTACTAGCCCTGTGACAaatctaattcgataggtcacattcgtgaaaatggGACGGTATTGTACATTTACGTGTTCAAAATAATTTACGATCCAGCTGTCAAAACTATGTAATCATACCTCAAAGATACAATGTAAacagtttcatttacttattcttttttgttacaaatatgcaaatgaaTCAGACAAAGACACCAACAAAGCTCAGATACAAATTTAGTTAgataaaaattaatcaaattacACTGGAAGTAACCTGGTCATATAGAGGAGCTTTTAGTAGAAAGTCTTGCTCTGTTTCTAAGAAATTCCATGGGTAGATACCAAAACATAGTTAAGGACTATTCCTTATCAACTTCACACATAATaaatgatggtcttgaagtatagatacTGATGTTCCTACCATCTTCCTACCATCttaatattcatttatttgtcagttaaaaatatgactttaactgtttagtctattttagACAATCCAATACAATGTCTATAAGACGTGGCTtggtacatcccgtcattgtgctaTTGTGCTATAGTAATTTTGTGTATTCCTT
This window contains:
- the LOC139498192 gene encoding fibrinogen-like protein A: MKTAKDCSELQKYISHSDVYPIYPDESEVKVYCDMTTDGGGWTIIQRRLDGSVNFQRNWKDYENGFGNVDGEYWLGNKHIHSLTSSGKYELRIYLTDMSNTKKYAVYKKFVVGDAASKYKLTVGDYSGDAGDQMSYHNGMKFSTTDQDNDQRYDNCGDIYGPWWHKSCCYSGLNKSFKSSLYWGSFTSAKAKTSVMMIRQL